Below is a genomic region from Rhododendron vialii isolate Sample 1 chromosome 5a, ASM3025357v1.
ctcTAAAATTACCTGTGCATCATTCTCCTCATCCTGCTCAATCCTATTCTGGTTCTGGAGTTGATTTGCGGACAATGAAGGAGCCTTTATGAGGACTGCGTCCTGTTCTTTTTTCATTAATTATAGATGAAGGGCCCATTATATTTCAAGCCATAATGGGAATGCATCATTTGGAACTTCCATCCATGTGGATTGCTCTTGTTGCTTTTTTGAAACTGAATAGAACCTTTTATTGTAGGAATCACCAGAAGGCAGGAAAATCCTTGAATTCCGGAGATCTCTGCCTGCATTCAAGGAGAAGGAAAGGCTGCTCGAAGCAATTGCGAGGAATCAGGTTGGATATAGAAACTCATACCCGtcctttctttattttcatcATGGTAGCtcatcaagttgatttttttaatctgttttGAATGCGTTTTCATGCTCTCTACCAAATGGTTCTTTGATTTGGCCCTTGTGCTGATTTTTCTTTGGTTAGGTCCTCCAATGCTGTTGGTCAATTGTATGATCTTACTTTCCTCGGTCCGATTACTTTGACTGCCACCTTAATCTCCTTAAAGTTTTCGTTTGAGTTGAGGCAAGGGGGAGAAAGAATCAAACAATTCACAAAGTTGCTTTACCATGCACATAAGATGGTGTGTGGAAAGAGGACAAaagaggattttttttctttttttgtttgagctTCATCTCTTGTAGATTGGAGAAGTTCTTTGAGGTCGTTTATTACtagtgtttaaattttttttttcctcatctttgtttggtttggcttgTGTTGGGCGTCCCATTTGGAATTCATGGTATGTTGTGCCTTGTTCAGCAAAATCAGCCTAGGTGCTCGGCAGACCCCCAATGCCTAGATTTTAGGGTCTAGGTGGTAATTAGGCATTTCTACAGTGGTTGGCAATTAGATGCCTATTAATTGGCTCAGGGGCGATTAATCAGAGGGGTGTGTTTAATCGTTTTATTTTGTGGTTAAACGTGTAATAGCAAAAAGTACGAGGTGATAAGTGCTATTTCACaaaatatatatgttatatagtACATACACAAATACATACGAAAGCACTAAATTGGTTAACAAAGTATATACTTTAAATGCATAACATAAATACGTAGTATATATTTAGTGTTACTTTTTAGTGGTTACTTTAATCTTAATTCATCTAAAAGTGGGTTTCCATGTAAGATAACCACATTCATGTTCCCTTTTAGATGTGTATTATTATCTGTTTCGAATaacttatcaatttttttttaatctgttcAGAATAAAGAAATCAAACAGGCCAAACTCTCAATTTCCATGCAACAATGGGTCAGGCATAGTTTTTGTGATGAGTAATGAAAGACCCACTTCTAACAGGGTGTAGAGTAGCCAAATCTTCACACCTAACAAATCAAGTTTTCTTGGAGAGTAAATAGGTTTAGAGAAAGCCAAAACATGGCATATAACCAACTCTAATGACATTAAAACTGTTGCTTGAATCCTTTTCCAGATATAGAACACAGCAGCAAAGAAGGGCCAGAGCCTAATACATGCCGATAATGAATCAATCTTATCGTATCTTACTTCTCGAATAGTGAATCTTGCGATGCATATTAGGTTTGAATCATTCTTTAAGTTTGAATAACCTGAAAGAATTCTTGTGTGAGCTGGATTACTAAATAATGACGCATAGCAGATTAATGTCATATGCAGGCTTATATGAGAAAAATGATAATACCATTACCCCAGCCTTGGAAGTGGTTAATGATTTATCATCCTTAAATTTGGTCTCCtaacattatatttgaatttctaTAACCTTCTTTGTTTGTTAGTTGTTACTGATATTCATCTATTGTCATTTAATGTAATGGTTTCGGAATTGCTGCAACATGTAAGGCATGAACGACCGGAGCTTTGTGGATTGAATTGTGGTTATATAAAAAGTGAATTTACTTATTTCATCTAAAAATGTGATCTAGAAGAACCTGATACGATTTTTACCCATCTTTTGAACAACAACAATTGTGCAAATGTTTGCGTTTCTTTTTCGTATGGATGCAGGGAAATGGATCTAATGATTTATTCTTCAAACCCGTGTGCATGAGTTTACATTTAGAACTGGTTTAATGCTATAGGTGGTTGTAATTTCTGGGGAGACTGGATGCGGTAAAACTACCCAACTTCCTCAGTTTATATTGGAGTCAGAAATAGAATCTGGTCGTGGAGCATTCTGTAGCATAATATGCACACAACCTCGAAGAATTTCTGCCATGGCTGTTTCAGAAAGAGTGTCTACTGAGCGAGGAGAGCCTCTTGGTGAATCAGTGAGCCTCTTTCCCTTTTATCCCCCACTCCTTGTGTTCTGTCATTTTAAACTGGAATTCCAGTATTCTTGAATGCTGAGTAAGCAGCTTGCTATTTGAAAGCATCTTTATTTTTACTTGCTATTCGAAGAGATTTTTTCATAGGTTGGCTATAAAGTTCGATTGGAGGGAATCAAAGGAAGAAATACTCATCTGCTTTTTTGTACAAGTGGTATTTTGCTTCGACGTCTGTTGAGTGACCGGAACCTGAATGGTATAACGCATGTATTTGTTGATGAAATTCATGAGCGTGGCATGAATGAAGGTGCAGTCCCTTATAAATTTACCTATCATTTGGGCTTTTACCGCATCATTGAACTCCAATTCTTAACACTTGAGGTTTTTTCAGATTTCTTATTGATCGTGTTGAAGGATCTTCTTCCACGAAGGAAAGACCTGAGATTAATATTAATGAGTGCTACTTTGAATGCTGAGCTATTTTCGAATTATTTTGGAGGGGCACCAAGAATCCACATCCCGGTAAGATGATACTTGAGGTTTTAGCAATATGGTTTCTTTGTTTGTCACCAGGGTTTTCGTTGTTGAGCTGATTGTGTTGTTGTTGGGGCATGGTTTGCCTTGTAATCCACATCAACTGAATGTGAAAAACTGCAGAAAATTTTGGAGAACTTCCATTTTTCTGGATACCAATCCTCACCTCCTCGGTTTCTCGAGAATACAAAGTGCATGGTTTAATTGCTTTTGAAAGCCAATCTTCTGCTTTTTCGTGTCCTTTGCCAGAAAAATAATGTGAGATTAGCTTGTCTATAACTGGAGTGAGGTCATAACTTTAGTGCTTACAGTTCTATGAAATTGCTGCATATAGTTGAGATAAGAAGTGAAAAGTTGCGTTTGTTTCTAAATTCAGGGCTTTACACATCCTGTGAGAGCAAACTTTCTGGAAGATATATTGGAAATTACTGGATATAAGTTGACTTCTTTCAACCAAATTGATGATTATGGCCAAGAGAAGTTGTGGAAAACCCAAAGACAGCTGGTgccaaggaaaaggaaaaatcagaTTGCTACTCTTGTTGAGGTACTGCAAACTAAGAAATGTGAAAGCTTCATCCACTTGTTGTCTTAAACGCCAAGAGAAGCTACAAAGAAACCTGGCATAGTGCAGATTTGAAGATTCACATAATATCTGCGTCACTATTTCCATAACAACTGCTGGCTAGTGTTTCACCTTTTTGCTTTTTCACAGGACGCTCTTAACAAATCCAGCTTTGAGAATTATAGCTCCAGAGCTCGTGATTCACTGTCATGTTGGACTCCTGATTGCATTGGTTTCAATCTTATTGAGGCTGTTTTATGCCATATATGTCGGAAGGAACGGCCTGGAGCTGTCTTAGCGTTCATGACTGGCTGGGAGGACATTAGCTGTTTGAGGGATCAACTTAAAGCTCATCCTCTTTTAGGTGACCCTAACAGAGTTTTGCTGCTTACTTGCCATGGTTCAATGGCAACATCTGAACAGGTAAGAATATTTGCAATTCCACTGATATGCTGTGGAATTGATTGTTTCCTGTGGATTTTTTATGTTCTTCATCGTCATCATCATTATCATCAGCGTTATTGTAGTATGCtgtattatttttcttaagaaCTGTTATTCTTGTTTAGAATTAGAAGTTCAGGATACGAGTTGTTAGGAGCTAATATCTGCTTTCATGCCATACTGATTGATATCTGTAATGAAGCAAATGGTGAATAGGTCACGCAGTCAAGTTTGATATTCTTATTTTATAAAGCTCAAATGGACTTAATATTGTGATCAACCTGAGCTTCTTGGTTCGCTCTCTGAGCTTCTTGGTTCACTCTCTAAGGTTCCGTAGTCCAAACATTCATGTGCAAGATATACCTTTATGTTTCTGGAAAATTAGAGACacattggaaaataaaaactaagaaAGAACCTTAGCCTCCATGCGCATTGGTATCTGACCACTCCTTTCGTTTGTTATGTTCCCCAGAAACTCATATTTGAGAAGCCGCCTCCTAATGTTCGTAAAATAGTACTTGCTACTAATATGGCAGAGGCAAGTATTACAATCAATGATGTAGTGTTTGTTGTTGATTGCGGAAAAGCAAAGGAGACCACTTATGATGCGTTAAATAATACTCCCTGTCTCCTACCTTCATGGATATCACAAGCTTCTGCTCGGCAAGTAAGTTATGTTCTGCTCTTCTCTTATCTTTGGGCAACACGGCCAGACTGGATAATTAAGTGGCAGAGAACCTTTCTGGTATCTGAATCATTACTACAGGATTTTGTgaactggaatttttttttcactttttgaaaGGTGCATGTGTGGAAGCTTGCGCTCCATAGCTTGTGTTCCTGTCTTCCCAATTCCAATATTGCGCTTTTTTAAAGTGGGTGATCTTTTCAGGCCAGTCTATTTCTGACTAGCTTAGTGGCATTTGTGGAAGCTCCTAGGAATGCATGGATGCATGCAATGTGGAAGCTGGAAGTTTGTTTTTGAAGGAAACTGTCATTATAAGCATGTCTTGATGTAGAGATATGGAAGTAGCTTGTCTTGCATAAAGTGGTCAAAGGCGTACTAGCAGATGTTATAAAAGAGTTTTTTAGGGTTCCATTGGTGTTTTTTAGTTGCTTCTTTGGTGTGTCTTCATTTGTTCATTATCGTACTTATCTCCAAGTCTTAGTGCTTACAAGCTTCTTTATTTCATTGTTCTGCATATTGGTGCAGAGAAGGGGTAGGGCTGGCCGTGTGCAGCCTGGCGAGTGCTACCATCTATATCCCCGCTGTGTTTATGATGCTTTTGCTGAATATCAGCTTCCTGAACTTCTGAGAACTCCTTTGAACTCTCTCTGCTTGCAAATAAAAAGTTTGCAGGTGGGGAGTATTGGAGAATTTTTGTCAGCTGCTCTGCAGCCACCAGAACCGTTGGCTGTAAGTTATTTTGCatctaatttttatttgttttatgtcTTCTTGCTACGCAGATGTGTAATTGCATAATATTTGTGGATCTTTCTCATTATATGTTCCCTGCCGTAGCTTCTTATATATGCAAGTCCTGCTAGTCTGAAGCTTCGGAAAATGCAGTGGGCCATGCCTAAACTTTCAATTGAGAGTACCATTTGATTTGTGAACTCTCTTTACCAGCAAAAAGTTATACTCACTCTGTTCCACAATATTAGCCATTTTGGGACTACCTACTTTTGTGAGGATCATACATTTAATGCACTTGAATTCGAACaaaaaaagtattgatttcGAGCATTTTCCCTTTATCCCGACCTTTACAAGTACCCATAAATTTGTAAGGGAGAGTTTTGGAATAGTACGAAGTTGGTATGCTTTGACCTTTCAAAGTGGATATGCATTTGAGGACATCCCAAATTCAAAAGATGGACCTATGTCACCCGTACCCTAGCGATCACAATGTATTTCCTATTTGTTTCAATAAAGATCTGGATAGAGCGTAGATTTGCAAGACAAAGTATAAAAGaaattggtcaaaagactcaaaacactCTCAACAGTCAACATAAGCGTTTAGCATGaattaaattgaaaaataaggcaATTTATTGGATGTTTATCGTTTGCTAAGAGTACGTTTTGGTATTATAAAATATAGAAGTGTACCCTCGTCGTCCCACTATTTAGGGCATGTGGCGTACCACTTTCATGTTCTCCTTTTCGTTCTGTTCCCGTCCCATTCCTCATTCCAGAATAATCCGCATCCCTGATAACCCTGAGGTGGATAAATAAAATTGGACGGAAGGAGTAAACAAAAATAGACGTAAATCTTGCAGTTAATTTTGATATTTCATGAAAGTTTTATTTGACAAATGCTACAGCCCCACAGATAATGTACTGATATAAATCAGCTTGGAAGCATCGATCAAGAGAGACCAGAGTGCTGTTATTTTTAGTTCTATGCGTGCTGTTATTTTTAGTTCTATGCCCAGAGACTCAGGATTCAGGATCCAGGACACAATATGttggaaagtgtttttttttttttgggtagaaGAGGCAGAGTATTTGTTTAGTATTTGCCATGCCCTAAATGTACACATATCAATGCCTtgaattttcttcttttaaggCTTGCAGAACCCCTGCAGCCTTATCAACATGCAAACAGACTTCAGGTTTCTGATTTATCTTCACTAGCCAATTAGGCAGACATAAGAAACAAATTGGGTATTTTACGTAGGTCCTATTTGGGGCCCTTTGTAATAAATTTTGGTGTACTTGGAGTCTTATTTTAAGTTTAATGTAGGTGAGAAGGCCACTGGTTCAGTTTTATTCATAATCTACAGTGTTTAGGCGGATTAGGGCTTAATGGGTTTGAAATCCAGGGCCCAATGCACCAACCTCGTTTGTTTTGGTGATTTTTGGCTAAATGGGTGTGAAATCCAGGGCAATAAATGTGCAAAGAAATCTGTCCCGCTTGAGTGATCCAGCTATTAATTGAGTCTCCATTTTCATTCTTTTAGTAGGAAACATGCTCATGGACTCGACAAAGCTAATAACTAAAAATACAGACCCTTGCAATGAAATTGCCAACACAAAAAGGACCAGGGGGTTACTAAACACAGTTTTAATGGTTTTTGTACCAGCTTGGGTATTCATGTCTGAGatgattagggttagggtgcCTTCAGGTGTGCTTATATAAATGGAAGTGAAACAAGTTTGACTTTATGTGTTACAGGTCCAGAATGctgttgattttttgaaaatgattggaGCACTAGATGAGAATGAACATCTTACGCATCTTGGTGAGTGATTTCTGTGTGATGAAAGATACTTGTTAATGGATACTTTTGTTTATTCTTATTGATACTGTCTATCCTATATGTTTTTCTAACCAGGTGGATATCTTGCAATGCTGCCAGTGGATCCCAAGCTTGGGAAAATGTTAATAATGGGTGCTATATTTCATTGCTTTGATCCTATTCTGACAATTGTGGCTGGACTTAGTGTGAGGGATCCTTTTCTTTTGCCTCAAGAAAAAAAGGATGTAAGTACAAAAGTTAGCTTCTTTTTGTTTCAACTTGAGGTAAAAGGGAATGTATGAACTTATTACTTTCTCGTCCTTTAGTTTACCAATGTGCATTGTTCGTGGCATCTATAGGTTTCATTTATCTACCTTTGGACTTTGATCATTGAAATATAAGGTGGTGTTTGTGTAAGTGACTTTAAGGATCTGCTGCATCAGGAAACAATACCCATGGGATAATGAATAACTAAAATTCTCAAAATAAGTTGAGCGAATTCCATTGAAGCTACTTTtgtaaacaatatttttttttaagttgtcaTCAACTAGTCATGGTGCATTGCCTTGAAGATATGTATGTCTTTACTAGTTTCCCATGCTTTTATCCAGCCATTTTTGTACCTAAGGTTTTCTTTGTAGACTGTTGTCCTATACAGACTTCTAAATATGAGCATTTGGTTTGTATTTGTTTAACAACCTTCTTAAGGTAACTTGGCTGTATTGGAAACCCTTTCACAGAAAGGAACTAAGATTTTGTGAGAGAGTTTATGAGTCTGTGAGTCTATGAGAGGCAATCCAATTCCTTGCACAAAGTAAAGTTTCAATTCTCTCCATTGAGATGAATTCGGTTTTTAGTATGCTTGCAATGGTTTAAAGACCCAGATAATCGCGAGAGGGACAAGAAAGAGAGATTTCAAATCTAGGACAGGATTAAGGTTGAACATATCAGTAGGGTCTTCGAATTTTGGTGTTAGACACATGCTacattttagttttttattaCCTCTTCATGGTATAAGGCTGAGCACCTTTTTGGTATTCATTGTTTCTCCTTTGTAGtcagtaacttttttttatgttgAAGACATAGATTCAACTGTCCATTGCTTTTcttcctttcatttttctctcgtTGTAGTGTTGATAGGACTGGTTTAACAGACAGGTGGTTTCTCCATATGTTGCGTGATATAATCATTTTGTTTTCAGTTGATCAGCAATGCTTGCTTATCAAGAATTTACTCGTCAATATGCTTTTGCTCCTGTATCTCATGCACATCTTCATGGGGTCATTGTCTTTGCTGGCCAATTTTGGCCTTAATCCGCGCATAAGCTTCTCTTTAATGGTTttgtatttctttatttttaaaactcaGTTAGCAGGCACAGCAAAATCCAGGTTTTCTGCAAAGGACTATAGTGATCATATGGCGCTTGTCCGTGCCTATGAAGGATGGAAAGATGCAGACAGAGAAGGATCAGCTTACGAGTACTGCTGGAGGAATTTCCTTTCTGCCCAAACACTTCAAGCAATCCATTCTCTTCAAAAGCAATTTCAATACATTTTGAGGGATGCTGGATTGCTAGATGCTGATGCTGGCACTAACAATAGATTGAGTCATAACCAGTCATTAGTTCGAGCAATTATATGTTCTGGCCTCTTTCCTGGAATCGCATCTGTGGTGGTAGGGTACTGTACTTGCAGTTGAACTTGTGAGTATTTCCTGTTAATGTTAGTTCAGATGACATGTGCTGCTTTCTTATCCATGTGCAGCACAGGGAGACATCCATGTCCTTCAAAACGATGGATGATGGCCAGGTTCTACTTTATGCTGTAAGTGTTTAATGGAAATATTGTTGCTGAACTCCTAGAATATAGTAATGTGTCAGTTTTAAGTGATTCGATATGCAACTGCCTGTGCACTTGGCTCCTTTATAATTACATACTCCTAAGGCTATACTGACCAGAAGTCTGGTTGCATTCATGGAATGAACTCTTGCTTTTTAGTTTGTGTATTGCCTATGAAACGGAATGTGGATTTCACACGCTTTTATTTCGCAAAAATATTTGGCTATCAAGGAGATTGACACCTAAGAGAAAATGTTGAATGCATGATCTACTTTTAGCTCCATGTTAAGGTGATAGTCATCTGCTCATATAAAAGCTATTGGAGAGGGGTAACTGaagataatttaaaaaaaatgtgcataTCTACTAAGAGTTCATCTTGCATGGCTCACACACATCATAAAATGTTCATGCTTCTATGTGAAAGTTTGTTATGTGCTCTATGCTTCTATTCAATGCAGTTCATTGCAAGATCACGTTTAATGCCTCTATTTGGATCATAATTTATTAATGCGGGTCCCTCCTAGCCCGCCCCATTTAATGAGGAGAAGGGGATAATTGCCTTTTCATCTACCTGCGGGAGATACACCTAACTCCTGCTTTTATATTAGACTATTAGTAGTAGATTTGTTGAAAGGAAAGGATaggtgcacagattttgtgcacatatcCGGACACTGCCCGCTCACTAGGGATTGGTCCCACAGAGCATCCTCCCATTGTGAGATGTACAGTCTCCacctagaaagaaaaaaattgtcaGCCATTTCTTGATCATTAATTTGGTGGAGAAACTTTGAAACTGGAATGAAAAATCATTGTGCAAATAGTTTAATGCAAACGTTTTCGCCAGGGAAAGAGAGCGAGTGTATTGGTAGATAAGATTTGTTTCCTTTCAGGAGGATATCCCTCGACTAGTAGACTCCATTTTGTACATCTGATTGTGCCAATTGTTTTGCTTCAGAATTCGGTGAACGCACGTTACCAGACGATTCCATACCCATGGCTTGTCTTTGGTGAAAAAGTAAAGGTCAACACGGTTTTCATACGCGATTCAACTGGCGTTTCTGATTCCATTCTTATCCTTTTCGGCGGTAATCTTAGCCCAGGAGTTCAGGTAATTTCCTTCCCTGCCACATCGTGTTTAGTGCTCAATTTTGGTTGTGTAATTTGATGAAGGGCTTCTATAATTCCTAATTTACCCTCTTTTAGGCTGGACATTTGAAAATGCTGCAAGGCTATGTTGATTTCTTCATGGATCCCAGTCTGGCAGAGTGTTATGTGAAGCTTAAGGAGGAGCTTAATAAGCTTCTGCAGAAGAAGGTGAGCTTTTCAAAGACTAATTACAGTAATTGAAAAAGAATATGCATGCCTGTATGTTTCGTATATTATTTTATAGTGGTACCATATGAATATTGAGGTCCATTGCAAAATACAATCATGCACATCCTTCCCCATGTAGTAATATGGCTGGAAAAGGCCCCCTTTGTGTATATTAGTATGCCCTCAAATGTGATTCCATTTGTTGTGCCATTCtctgttctttcttttataaTTGTAAGAACTAGCACTTTCAGTGATTTATCATCCCGAATTTGCTAAATTGAGACAAACTGTGTTTACTATTTCATTGAATCCCTTCAGCAAATAAACATAGACACATCTATTGGCTACGTGTATCTATTTCTGACAAGTGTCAGGCACAGACAAGATAGGACGCCCAGCGGGCACGTCGGTCACGTCGAGTTGTATGTTGAACTTTGTTACTACCTTTTGAGGTTGGACACCTTCGAAAATGCTTGGTCATGTTGGGAAACACTGGGACATGTTCTGGATGCATTAAGAGATTGAAATGCATTTTTTAGAAGTTGCTCATGGTCAATTTCCATTAGTGCTTAGTTCATGAATTCTGATTTTCTGACTATGATTTACATCTTCCTAATGTTATGTCCCTTATCTGTTCTTCTACTAATGTTATGGAAATAGTGTTTTTGACTTGTATATGGGTCGTAAGGTACAACCTACCATGTGAATAGATTTTATCTTCAACGTGCCCTGGCCCCAAAGTTCTAGTGTCATACTTTGTAAGAAAATGACGTGTGTGTCTTGTGCCCGTACCTGTGGTTGAGGCTGTTGGGTAAAAATACCCGATCACCCGCATAACGGAAGCGTAACGAAAAACAAtcacacacaaaagagacacAAGATTATGTGGTTCTCCAAACTCGGGCACGTCCACGTAGAGAGAACAACTTCTACTAAGATTGAATGAGTACAATGAGATACAAAATACCCTACTCTAGCTCTCAAGCTCttggtatttttatctccctcaaactcacacaattttctctctctgccgtttttttcttcttacaaAATCACAGCACATCACCACTTTAAATACACAGCATTGGCAAAGGCATGAAAAACTCTTCCACTGCCGAGAAGCCTCTAGAGCCATCACAACAAATGCTCTATGGGACTTGTAGAAATGCACCACCCAAAGCCAATTAATTCCACCGAACAATTTCCTATACAACCAAATAAATTCCCtctattttcattttccaaaagcattAACACcatgggcaaaacccaacaaacaCCCCCTTTTGCTCATGTGAAATCGCACCCCCTCGCTCGGGAGCCTCGCACCCCCTCACTGGGTGTCTAGTTGAAAATATCGGAGACCAAATTTGGTGCGAAAGAAACCCTTTTCCTGGCGCACGATTTTTCTTCACCTTGTTCCAAAATCAACAATTGAGGCATTTCATTCTCGATGTTGCTCTCCACACCTAAAGATTCATTTGCTTGTGCCTTCACACGCCATACTTGTGCCGATGCCCATAATTTTTTCTTGGTCGGTATCCACCATTTGCACGCCACACTTCAACTCGACCTTGAAGCTTGTAAAGATTGCCTGCCATTTTTCCTTGCAACATAACTTTATCATTCTTGAAAACCTCAAGAACATCAACCCTTGTCGCAAAGCTACAACCCTTTGAATGTAACATTCCCAAAGAAATTAAACTTTTCCTTAGTCCCGGCACATGTCGAACTCTGGTCAACCTCTCAAATCTTCCATCGGCCATTCGAAAACGTACCGTTCCTATGCCAACAACCTTGTTCACTGTGTTGTTTGCCATCCTAACGGTACTTTTCTCACAAGCCTcatacaaacaaaaatactttcGATTTGAACACATATGAAAAGAACAACCGGAATCCATAACCCAATCAAAATTCTCCATACCTTCCGAAGTCACCGTGAGCAAATCATCATTTTCGGTGGAACTCTCAACCACCGCCGCTTtggatttttccttctcttgctTTATCTTGGCTTTGAGCTTTGGGCAAAACTTCAATATATGGCCTTCTTCATTACAAAAATAGCATTTCCTTTTGTCAATGGCCCGTGACTCACCACCTCGAGAGTGTGATTGCCCCCTTGGCTTGGACTCATTTTGCCTTTCCGTCGTCTGCCCTCTAGCTTGACTACCGGAAGATGCAACCATGGCACGATCCTCCGACATCCTCTCACTCTCCTTCCTCCGCATCGACTCATGGGATAGGAGTGTAGCAATAACCTCATCAGTCCGAGAGTGTCTTTCCCAAACAACAATGTAGTTTGGAGATGCTCATATGATATCGACAaggaaaccaacaaaatgatcGCCTTATCTTCCTCTTCAATCTTTGCGCCAATGGCTTCCAACTCTGTTATTAGCTGATTGAACTCATCCAAGTGCTCATTAATATTTCCTCCCCCGGACATACTTCACGCATACAATTGCTTCTTTAACGACAACCTATTCGTCAAAGACTTGGACTTGTACCTACTCTCCAACTTCGCCCAAAGTTCCGCCGGATCCGTTTCATTGATGACTTCCCGGAGAGTGCTATTCCCGAGATACAATTGGATGGTGCTATTTGCAAGCTCTCTCATCTCCTCCCATTTATCTTCCTTCATTTCTTCCGGCTTTTCGGATTTCGGCTTGAGTGCCTTCACCAAACCTTCTCTCACCAAAATATTCCTCACCCTTTGTTGCCAAAGAGTGAAATCATTGTGCCCATTGAAAAGCTCAACCGCGAACCCGGTGCTTTTCCCCGCCATAccgtagctctgataccactttgttgggTAAAAATACCCGATCATCCGCACAATGGAAGCATAACGAAAAACAAtcacacacaaaagagacacaagattacgtggttccccaaactcgGGTACGTTCTCTCTCCACGGAGAGAGAACAACTTCTACTAATATTGAATGAGTACAATGAGATACAAAATACCCTACTCTAGCTCTCAAGCTCttggtatttttatctccctcaaactcacacaattttctctctctgccgtttttttcttcttacaaAATCACGGCACATCACCACTTTAAATACACAGCATTGGCAAAGGCATGAAAAACTCATCCACTGCCGAGAAGCCTCTAGAGCCATCACAACAAATGCTCTATGGGACTTGTAGAAATGCACCACCCAAAGCCAATTAATTCCACTGAACAATTTCCTTTACAGCCAAATAAATTCcctctgttttcattttccaaaagcattAACACcatgggcaaaacccaacaGAGGCATTGAGATGTACCACCTTCCAATGTTCTCTTTCAACGGATCAACTAC
It encodes:
- the LOC131325053 gene encoding DExH-box ATP-dependent RNA helicase DExH3; this encodes MRSNPRLGFLLACGKKSLFHALLLNKKYGIARGNRDLLSTAIPSSNSFASLCRIFAGYSFSGRRAFCGYTVEQFSDDEYECDYDNHKASSSVCNIDEWKWKLSLLLRSEKDQEIVSRDKRDRRDYEQISNLAKRMGLYCEIYGKVMVASKVPLPNYRPDLDDKRPQREVVIPLSLQRRVEGLLQEHLDRMQLSSEKVSGTSSDIKVTDRGEDVHSNEDPDSFLDGSVMEKVLQRRSLRIRNMQRSWQESPEGRKILEFRRSLPAFKEKERLLEAIARNQVVVISGETGCGKTTQLPQFILESEIESGRGAFCSIICTQPRRISAMAVSERVSTERGEPLGESVGYKVRLEGIKGRNTHLLFCTSGILLRRLLSDRNLNGITHVFVDEIHERGMNEDFLLIVLKDLLPRRKDLRLILMSATLNAELFSNYFGGAPRIHIPGFTHPVRANFLEDILEITGYKLTSFNQIDDYGQEKLWKTQRQLVPRKRKNQIATLVEDALNKSSFENYSSRARDSLSCWTPDCIGFNLIEAVLCHICRKERPGAVLAFMTGWEDISCLRDQLKAHPLLGDPNRVLLLTCHGSMATSEQKLIFEKPPPNVRKIVLATNMAEASITINDVVFVVDCGKAKETTYDALNNTPCLLPSWISQASARQRRGRAGRVQPGECYHLYPRCVYDAFAEYQLPELLRTPLNSLCLQIKSLQVGSIGEFLSAALQPPEPLAVQNAVDFLKMIGALDENEHLTHLGGYLAMLPVDPKLGKMLIMGAIFHCFDPILTIVAGLSVRDPFLLPQEKKDLAGTAKSRFSAKDYSDHMALVRAYEGWKDADREGSAYEYCWRNFLSAQTLQAIHSLQKQFQYILRDAGLLDADAGTNNRLSHNQSLVRAIICSGLFPGIASVVHRETSMSFKTMDDGQVLLYANSVNARYQTIPYPWLVFGEKVKVNTVFIRDSTGVSDSILILFGGNLSPGVQAGHLKMLQGYVDFFMDPSLAECYVKLKEELNKLLQKKLQDPSIDIHKEGKYLMHSVQELVSGDQCEGRFVFGRESKKLRVSSDSERFAKDGSNPKSLLQTLMMRAGHSPPKYKTKHLKTNEFRALVEFKGMQFVGKPKKNKQLAERDAAIEALAWLTQTSDKNQDEDDNSPPDVTDNMLKLLGKRRRSKRRSG